Proteins encoded by one window of Apus apus isolate bApuApu2 chromosome 17, bApuApu2.pri.cur, whole genome shotgun sequence:
- the PSMD12 gene encoding 26S proteasome non-ATPase regulatory subunit 12: MADGGAERADGRIVKMEVDYSATVDQRLPECERLAQEGRLQEVIENLLSLEKQTRTASDMVSTSRILVAIVKMCYEAKDWDALNENIILLSKRRSQLKQAVAKMVQQCCTYVEEITDLPVKLRLIDTLRMVTEGKIYVEIERARLTKTLATIKEQNGEVKEAASILQELQVETYGSMEKKERVEFILEQMRLCLAVKDYIRTQIISKKINTKFFQEENTEKLKLKYYNLMIQLDQHEGSYLSICKHYRAIYDTPCIQAESEKWQQALKSVVLYVILSPYDNEQSDLVHRISSDKKLEEIPKYKDLLKLFTTMELMRWTALVEEYGKELREGSLDSPATDVFGCTEEGEKRWKDLKNRVVEHNIRIMAKYYTRITMKRMAQLLDLSVDESEEFLSNLVVNKTIFAKVDRLAGIINFQRPKDPNNILNDWSHKLNSLMALVNKTTHLIAKEEMIHNLQ; this comes from the exons ATGGCGGACGGCGGCGCCGAGCGGGCCGATGGCCGCATCGTCAAGATGGAGGTGGATTACAGCGCGACGGTGGACCAGCGGCTGCCCGAGTGCGAGCGGCTGGCGCAG GAAGGAAGATTGCAAGAAGTAATTGAAAATCTTCTCtccttggaaaaacaaacacgGACG GCATCTGACATGGTCTCCACATCCCGGATATTAGTTGCTATAGTGAAAATGTGTTATGAAGCTAAAGACTGGGATGctcttaatgaaaatattattcttcTATCAAAGAGAAGAAGTCAGTTAAAACAG GCAGTTGCCAAAATGGTCCAGCAGTGCTGCACTTATGTTGAGGAGATCACAGACTTACCGGTCAAACTGCGCCTGATCGACACGTTGCGTATGGTTACAGAAGGCAAA ATCTATGTGGAAATTGAACGTGCTCGCCTGACAAAGACACTGGCAACAATAAAAGAGCAGAATGGGGAAGTGAAAGAGGCTGCCTCCATTCTGCAGGAATTGCAG gTGGAAACCTATGGTtcaatggaaaagaaagaacgTGTAGAATTTATCTTGGAGCAGATGAGACTCTGTCTGGCTGTAAAGGACTACATTCGGACTCAAATtatcagcaaaaaaattaatacaaaattttttcaagaagaaaacacagaa AAACTAAAGTTGAAATACTACAACTTAATGATTCAGCTGGATCAGCATGAAGGCTCCTACCTCTCCATCTGTAAGCACTACAGAGCCATTTATGACACTCCATGTATCCAGGCTGAAAGTGAAAAGTGGCAGCAG GCACTGAAGAGCGTTGTTCTTTATGTTATCCTTTCACCTTATGACAATGAACAGTCTGATTTGGTGCACAGAATTAGTAGTGACAAAAAGCTAGAAGAAATCCCCAAGTACAA AGACCTCCTAAAACTATTTACCACCATGGAACTGATGCGATGGACTGCCCTAGTTGAAGAGTATGGGAAAGAGTTGAGAGAAGGATCCCTTGACAGTCCTGCAACAGATGTTTTTGGCTGCACAGAGGAAGGtgaaaagagatggaaagatTTAAAGAACAGAGTTGTGGAACAT AATATTAGAATTATGGCTAAATATTATACCAGAATTACAATGAAGAGAATGGCACAGCTCCTGGATCTGTCTGTTGAT GAATCGGAGGAGTTCCTGTCTAACCTAGTAGTTAATAAGACCATCTTTGCTAAAGTAGACAGGCTGGCAGGAATTATCAATTTTCAGAGGCCTAAGGACCCAAACAATATACTCAATGACTGGTCTCACAAGCTCAACTCACTAATGGCCCTAGTTAACAAAACCACACATCTCATTGCCAAAGAGGAGATGATACATAACTTGCAGTAA